From a region of the Budorcas taxicolor isolate Tak-1 chromosome 9, Takin1.1, whole genome shotgun sequence genome:
- the TBPL1 gene encoding TATA box-binding protein-like 1: MDADSDVALDILITNVVCVFRTRCHLNLRKIALEGANVIYKRDVGKVLMKLRKPRITATIWSSGKIICTGATSEEEAKFGARRLARSLQKLGFQVIFTDFKVVNVLAVCNMPFEIRLPEFTKNNRPHASYEPELHPAVCYRIKSLRATLQIFSTGSITVTGPNVKAVASAVEQIYPFVFESRKEIL; this comes from the exons ATGGATGCAGACAGTGATGTTGCATTGGACATTCTAATTACAAATGTAGTCTGTGTTTTTAGAACAAGATGCCATTTGAACTTAAGGAAGATTGCTTTAGAGGGAGCAAACGTAATTTATAAGCGTGATGTTGGA AAAGTATTAATGAAGCTTAGAAAGCCTAGAATTACAGCTACAATTTGGTCCTCAGGAAAAATTATTTGCACTGGAGCAACAAG TGAAGAAGAAGCTAAATTTGGTGCCAGACGTTTAGCCCGTAGTCTCCAGAAACTAGGATTTCAG GTAATATTTACAGATTTTAAGGTTGTTAACGTTTTGGCAGTGTGTAACATGCCTTTTGAAATCCGTTTGCCAGAATTCACAAAGAACAATAGACCTCATGCCAG TTATGAACCTGAACTTCATCCTGCTGTGTGCTATCGGATAAAATCGCTAAGAGCTACATTACAGATTTTTTCAACAGGAAGTATCACAGTAACAG GACCCAATGTAAAGGCTGTTGCTTCTGCTGTGGAACAGATTTACCCATTTGTGTTTGAAAGCAGGAAAGAGATTTTATAA